ACAGGTTGCAGGTTACAGCAAAAAAACCATCGAGCGCGGCGACACCAAGTGAAGCCTGGATAGATGACTTCAATGTTGAAATCGATGGATGCGGTGGCGCGGGCCCGACCCGGGTGATTGCGTGGCGAGAACAGGTGAGTTAAATGCAAACGATTGACTTGAACAGGATTTTCGGCAGGAAGAATGACCGGGCGATTACCGGTATTGCGATGATGGATGATTCTATCGGCCTGGTAAAGGCCGAATGGAAAAATGGCACGCGCGTGGTGACCGCTTGTGATGTGATCAGCGTCCATGAGGATGGAGACAGCCTGATCAATATGGTTAATCGATACGGACTCGACAAGTCTCGCGGCAGCCTGCTGTTGTCCGGAAAGGATTACAGTCTGTTCGTAATTGAAGCACCGAATGTGCCCGACTCTGAAATGGTGGACGCCGTTCGTTGGCGAATCCGTGACCTGGTTGATATTCCCGAAGACGATGCTGTGATTGACGTATTTGATATGCCGTACGCCGGTGTTGGCACCCGGTCGATTTATGTCGTGGTGGCACGAAAATCATTGATCCAGGGCAAGATCACCATGCTTGAAGATAACAGGCTCAGCGCGGAAATTGTTGATATACCGGAGCTCGCCATACGAAACCTTGTAGGAGCAATGTCGGATAATCCGGACGCAACGGTCGTGCTGTTTCTTTCGGAAAAAACCGGCCTGCTTTCCATAATAAAAGGAGAGCATGTATATATCAGCCGCACTCTGGATATCGGCTACCGGTCCCTTAGAGGGGATGATAGCGTGCAATTCGGCCTGGACCAGATCGTCCTGGAGATACAGAGATCGATGGATTACTACGAGAGCCATTTCCGCCTGGGGTCGGTGAGGAAGGCGCTTGTATGTGGCATGGAAGATGCGGATGTAACCCTTGTCCCCTATATCCAGTCCAACCTTGGGCTCGATGTTTCGGAAGTTGATGCAAATGAGTTTATAGCCAGTGATGCTGGAGTAGACCTCGCGCTGACTCGCAAACATGCGGTTTGCGCACTGGCCCTTGGCGCCGCGCTGCGAAGAAAGGAGGCAATACCATCATGAAGCTGGACATAAATCTCGCCGTTAAACAGAAAGCGAAGCGTGCTGACCTGTTGGGCGCCAGGTCTATTGCCAGGACCGTGGCAGTTGTCCTGTTCCTGGTTTCGATTACTTACGGTTTCAGTGCATGGAGTGTGCGCAACCTGGAACTGGAAATAGGCAGGCTCGACCGGGAATACGCATCGCTGACTGAAAAATTTGTGAATATAAATGATGTCATCGCGAAGCGGCCTAAAAATACGGATCTGGAACTCCGGGTCCGGCAGGCCGAGCATCTCGTCAAGGCCAGGCATCGAGTCCAGCAACTGATTCAAACCGGCGGTTTTGGAAACTCTGTGGGCTTCTCGGCGTACTTTATCGAGATTGCCAGAAAGATCATTCCTGGCATGTGGATAACAGGAGTGTTTATTGACGCGGCAGGCAACCAGGTAACCATGAATGGCAGCACGATCCATGCAGACCTGGTTCCTCGCTATATTGGAAGCCTCGGTGATTCGGCTGCCCTTACCGGAACGAATTTCAGTCTGCTGAAAATGGCGAGAGCCAGCAGTCAGCCCGGCACCAGGGAAGTGGATTTTTCACTGACTACGGCAGACCCGGATCAGAAAGGAATGGCTACCGCATCTGTTAATTGATGTGACACCAGGGTGAAGAAAGAATGAAACATAAAATCGACCAGTTCCTGAACACAATTGAAGCGTTGTCTGTCAGGGAGCGCAGCTTGCTGCTCGTGGCGCTGACAACGACTATTGTTTTTGTGTTTTCCAATCTTCTTATTGGGCCAACCATGAAACAGGTGCGCAAGCTCAGGGTCGAGGCATCGGGCAAACAGTCGCAGGTAGATTTCTTTTCGGCCGAGGTAAACAGGC
This region of Gammaproteobacteria bacterium genomic DNA includes:
- a CDS encoding PilN domain-containing protein; this translates as MKLDINLAVKQKAKRADLLGARSIARTVAVVLFLVSITYGFSAWSVRNLELEIGRLDREYASLTEKFVNINDVIAKRPKNTDLELRVRQAEHLVKARHRVQQLIQTGGFGNSVGFSAYFIEIARKIIPGMWITGVFIDAAGNQVTMNGSTIHADLVPRYIGSLGDSAALTGTNFSLLKMARASSQPGTREVDFSLTTADPDQKGMATASVN